AGCGAGTCGACGTCGAAGACCGAGATGCAGTCGCTGAAGTACGCGCGGAACAGCCGCGCCCAGGCCTCCGGGCCGCGGCCCTGCTCCTTCGCGTAGGCAAGCAGTTCGTGCGCCAACAGGGTGTTTCCCACGACGTTGTCGTGCAGGCAGTAGGGAGCGAGCCCGTCGCCGGCCGCGATCTGCTCGATCTTGGCCATGTTCGCGTCGGCTGCCTCGCCCGCCAGGCCGTACTTGCCCATCAGGTGCTCGCGCATCGGCCAGGTGGTGTTCCCCGGCGCATGCTTGTTCAGCACGAAGGACCGGAAGACGACCTCCACCGCAGCGGCGTGCTCGAACTTCTCCAGGGCCTGCTGCAGTCGGTGGTGCCCGATCCCGCACCACGGGCAGGTGACGTCGGACCAGACCTCGACGAGCATCGTGCACCTCCTGCGACGCCGGTCGGCGCCTTGCACCTGCCTCCGACTTCGTCGGCTCACTCTCGCTTATGCAGAATGGCGGAACGTTCCCGCCCAGCGTGTCCGGGCCCTGCGAGGGAAGGACCACGGCCTTGTCCGAGGATGCCACGCCGGCGACGGCCGACTTCACCCTGCGTCCGATCGGCCGGGTCGACAGCCCGTACACCCGTCCGCAGCACACCCCGGAGCAGACGCTGCGCAACGCGCGGGCCCGCGGCCGCGTGGTGCTGCAGAAGCGCTACGCGGCGGCGCTGGCGGACCTGGCCGACTTCGACCATGCCTGGTTGATCACCTGGCTGCACCAGGCCCCGCCGCCCGCCAGCGACCTGCGGATCGAACCGCTGCTGCTGCGGCCCACCACCCGCCGGATCGGCGTGTTCGCGACCCGGTACCCCTCGCGCCCGAACCCGATCGGCCTGCACCTGGTCCGGGTGCTGTCGATCAGTGGGTCGGTGCTGGAGTTCGCCGGTGTCGACATGGTCCACGGCACCCCGGTGCTAGACGTCAAACCGTGGGCGCAACGCCTGGACGTGCCCGGCTATCGCCTTGGCGACAACCCCGAACTCGACGAGATCCGCTCCGGCTGGTACGAGCAGGCGTTCACCGACGGCGCCGGGCCGGACGCCCCGTAAGCCGGCGGGAGACGGCGCTGTCCGCTCTTGCAATTCAGAGGCTTATCGGGAGATGGTAGACGCATCCACAGATGTATCTTCTCGAAATTCCTGGAACTTGCGCAGCGTGGCGCTTCCCTCGATCGCGGCTGCTCAAGGACCTCCCGATCCGTTCTGGAGCATCGATGACGGCCAGCACTTTGTCCCGCGTCAACGACTTCCTGTCCAAGCAGGGCAAGCACTACATCGGCGGCAAGCGCGTCGACTCATTGTCCGGCAAGACCTTCGACACCCCGAACCCGGCGACTGGCCAGAAGCTGGCCACCGTGGCCGACGGCCAGGCCGAGGACATCGACGCCGCTGTCGCCGCCGCCCGCAAGGCCTTCGACCCCTGGCAGCAGGTCACCCCGGCGCAGAAGGCGAAGATCGTCTGGAAGATCGGCGACCTGATCGAGGCGCACGCCGACGAGTTGGCCGAGCTGGAGTCCCTCGACAACGGCAAGCCCAAGACCATCGCCGCGGCCGTGGACCTGCAGCTGGCCCGCGACACCTTCCACTACATGGCCGGTTGGGCCACCAAGATCGAGGGCGCCACCAAGGAGATCTCGACCCCGTACACGCCGGGAGCGAAGTACCACGCGTACACCCGTCGGGAGCCGGTCGGCGTGGTCGGCCAGATCATCCCGTGGAACTTCCCGCTGCTGATGGCGTCCTGGAAGCTGGCCCCGGCGCTGGCGACCGGCAACACGGTCGTGCTCAAGCCGGCCGAGCAGACCCCGCTGAGCGTGCTCTACCTCGTCGACCTGCTCGAGGAGGCCGGGGTCCCGGCCGGTGTCATCAACATCGTCACCGGCTTCGGTGAGGCCGGCGCCGCCCTGGCCGCCCACGACGACGTCGACAAGATCGCCTTCACCGGCTCCACCGAGGTCGGCAAGCTGATCGTCGGCGCAGCCCGTGGCAACCTGAAGAAGGTCACCCTCGAGCTGGGTGGCAAGGCGCCGAACATCATCTTCAACGACGCCAACCTCGAGGCGGCGATCGCGACCGCAGCGAACGCGATCTTCATCAACAGCGGCCAGATCTGCTGCGCCGGCTCGCGGCTCTACGTCGAGTCGGGGGTCTACGACGAGGTCATCGCGGGCGTCACTGCGATCGCCAACGGCATCAAGGTCGGCCCGGGTCTGGCCGTCGACACCCAGATG
This is a stretch of genomic DNA from Sporichthyaceae bacterium. It encodes these proteins:
- a CDS encoding DsbA family oxidoreductase; the protein is MLVEVWSDVTCPWCGIGHHRLQQALEKFEHAAAVEVVFRSFVLNKHAPGNTTWPMREHLMGKYGLAGEAADANMAKIEQIAAGDGLAPYCLHDNVVGNTLLAHELLAYAKEQGRGPEAWARLFRAYFSDCISVFDVDSLVELGAEIGLDTRELRAALEDRRYRRAVEQDDHIARARGIEGVPFFMFAGRFALPGADTVETLLRGLELGWEHANQAPTEVLASTGARCDETGCEIP
- the tsaA gene encoding tRNA (N6-threonylcarbamoyladenosine(37)-N6)-methyltransferase TrmO — encoded protein: MSEDATPATADFTLRPIGRVDSPYTRPQHTPEQTLRNARARGRVVLQKRYAAALADLADFDHAWLITWLHQAPPPASDLRIEPLLLRPTTRRIGVFATRYPSRPNPIGLHLVRVLSISGSVLEFAGVDMVHGTPVLDVKPWAQRLDVPGYRLGDNPELDEIRSGWYEQAFTDGAGPDAP
- a CDS encoding aldehyde dehydrogenase family protein; its protein translation is MTASTLSRVNDFLSKQGKHYIGGKRVDSLSGKTFDTPNPATGQKLATVADGQAEDIDAAVAAARKAFDPWQQVTPAQKAKIVWKIGDLIEAHADELAELESLDNGKPKTIAAAVDLQLARDTFHYMAGWATKIEGATKEISTPYTPGAKYHAYTRREPVGVVGQIIPWNFPLLMASWKLAPALATGNTVVLKPAEQTPLSVLYLVDLLEEAGVPAGVINIVTGFGEAGAALAAHDDVDKIAFTGSTEVGKLIVGAARGNLKKVTLELGGKAPNIIFNDANLEAAIATAANAIFINSGQICCAGSRLYVESGVYDEVIAGVTAIANGIKVGPGLAVDTQMGPLTSQEQFDRVSNYVKAGIDSGATVAAGGDAPDSGGFFFSPTVLTDTRPEMTVVAEEIFGPVLVANKFDDVDEVIATGNNTSYGLSAGVWTQDVSKAHQVAARLQAGTLWVNCYNIFDASLPFGGYKQSGWGRENGAEILDAYTQTKAVVMGLL